A stretch of Deltaproteobacteria bacterium DNA encodes these proteins:
- a CDS encoding beta-ketoacyl-[acyl-carrier-protein] synthase family protein: MAGGAGGGGVRGGRRVVVTGLGMVTALGLDVEDSWRRALAGESGVRGLELEGARLSPVRAVGSVAGEDLEAIEAAFPAAAASEGERRTLFALWAADRAIEDAGLRGGSGTERDRFGVSLASGLPVNRLEDIARWSGDGRFDCRRFASELDRLHRESMMRNDTHRPAALVAETFSLRGVNSTVTSACAAATQAIGLAMRTIERGEADVVVAGGADSMINPVGLVFFVLLGAASTSTDDPASLCRPFDRRRSGLVMGEGAGVAVLEAEEHARSRGAKIYAEAAGYASTMDAYQVTAPHPRGEGAALAMRRAVADAALEPQEIDYINAHGTGTRLNDAAETAAIKEVFGEHARRLVVSSTKSITGHLLAASGGPEFVFTCLSVARDMVHPTINLERPDPRCDLDYAADGARETTVGAALSNSFGFGGQNASVVVRKYAKA; the protein is encoded by the coding sequence ATGGCCGGGGGGGCCGGGGGGGGCGGCGTGCGCGGGGGGCGCAGGGTCGTCGTCACGGGGCTCGGCATGGTCACGGCCCTGGGTCTCGACGTGGAGGACAGCTGGCGCAGGGCCCTGGCCGGCGAGTCGGGCGTGCGCGGGCTCGAGCTGGAGGGGGCGCGCCTGTCTCCGGTGCGGGCCGTGGGCTCGGTGGCCGGAGAGGACCTCGAGGCCATAGAGGCGGCCTTTCCGGCGGCCGCCGCCTCCGAGGGCGAGCGGCGCACGCTCTTTGCGCTCTGGGCCGCTGACAGGGCGATCGAGGACGCCGGGCTCCGCGGCGGGAGCGGGACGGAGAGGGACCGCTTCGGCGTGAGCCTCGCATCGGGCCTTCCCGTGAACAGGCTCGAGGACATCGCCCGCTGGAGCGGGGACGGCCGCTTCGACTGCCGCCGCTTCGCCTCGGAGCTCGACCGCCTCCACAGGGAGTCGATGATGCGAAACGACACCCACAGGCCTGCGGCCCTCGTCGCCGAGACCTTCTCGCTTCGAGGTGTCAACTCGACGGTCACCTCGGCCTGCGCCGCGGCGACCCAGGCCATAGGGCTCGCCATGCGGACCATCGAGCGCGGCGAGGCCGATGTGGTCGTCGCCGGCGGGGCCGACTCCATGATAAATCCCGTGGGGCTCGTCTTCTTCGTCCTTCTCGGCGCGGCCTCGACATCGACCGACGACCCGGCCTCCCTGTGCCGGCCCTTCGACCGCCGAAGAAGCGGGCTCGTCATGGGCGAGGGGGCGGGCGTGGCGGTCCTCGAGGCCGAGGAGCACGCAAGGAGCAGGGGAGCGAAGATATACGCCGAGGCCGCCGGTTACGCCTCGACCATGGACGCCTACCAGGTGACGGCGCCGCACCCGCGCGGCGAGGGCGCGGCGCTTGCCATGAGGCGGGCCGTGGCCGACGCAGCCCTCGAACCGCAAGAGATCGACTACATCAACGCCCACGGCACGGGCACCAGACTCAACGACGCCGCCGAGACAGCGGCCATAAAGGAGGTCTTCGGCGAACATGCGCGCCGTCTCGTCGTCTCGTCGACGAAATCCATCACGGGCCATCTGCTGGCCGCATCGGGAGGGCCGGAGTTCGTCTTCACCTGTCTCTCCGTGGCGCGCGACATGGTGCATCCCACCATAAACCTCGAAAGACCGGACCCCAGATGCGACCTCGACTACGCAGCCGACGGCGCGCGGGAGACGACCGTCGGGGCCGCCCTCTCCAACTCCTTCGGCTTCGGCGGCCAGAACGCCTCGGTCGTGGTGAGGAAGTATGCGAAAGCCTGA